In Dyadobacter sp. CECT 9275, the following proteins share a genomic window:
- the rpsR gene encoding 30S ribosomal protein S18 produces the protein MSLVNEPVEKNINRKKYCRFKKAGIKYIDYKNPDFLLKLVNEQGKILPRRLTGTSLKYQRKVSQAIKRARHLALLPFVADQLK, from the coding sequence ATGTCACTAGTAAACGAACCGGTTGAAAAAAATATTAACCGCAAAAAATACTGCCGTTTCAAAAAGGCAGGTATCAAATACATCGATTACAAGAATCCTGATTTCTTATTGAAACTTGTAAACGAGCAGGGTAAAATCCTTCCGCGTCGCCTTACCGGTACCAGCCTGAAATATCAGCGCAAAGTATCCCAGGCAATTAAAAGAGCACGTCATTTGGCTTTATTGCCATTCGTTGCGGATCAATTGAAATAA
- a CDS encoding DUF423 domain-containing protein, whose protein sequence is MKFMIQAGGILGALAVALGAFGAHALKGMLEASGRTDTFETAVKYQFYHALAMVLVGILMQRAGTDAVKLLGWSGNAFAAGVIIFSGSLYAICFTGITKFGATAPIGGLLMIIGWVLLIIAAGKLGV, encoded by the coding sequence ATGAAATTTATGATCCAGGCAGGAGGAATTCTGGGTGCTCTTGCAGTGGCACTAGGCGCTTTTGGTGCGCACGCTTTAAAAGGAATGCTGGAAGCTTCGGGAAGAACGGATACTTTTGAAACCGCCGTGAAATATCAGTTTTATCACGCCCTGGCCATGGTACTGGTAGGGATATTGATGCAGAGGGCAGGAACGGATGCCGTTAAACTTTTGGGCTGGTCGGGAAATGCCTTTGCCGCAGGGGTGATCATTTTCTCGGGATCCCTGTATGCGATCTGCTTTACAGGTATCACAAAATTCGGTGCCACGGCTCCCATTGGAGGCCTGCTGATGATCATTGGCTGGGTGTTGCTGATTATAGCTGCTGGGAAGCTGGGGGTTTAG
- a CDS encoding YggS family pyridoxal phosphate-dependent enzyme, translating to MSLIAQNITGILNELNANTKLIAVTKTKPLEDLLEAYQSGFKRFGENKVQEMTDKYERLPKDIEWHMIGHLQSNKVKYIAPYVYLIHGVDSFKLLKEINKEAIKNKRVINCLLQIYIAQEETKFGLSKEEAYELLTSEAFGQLDHIKIIGLMGMASNCDDTEKIRQEFRGLKTLFDSFRALESKSISMKELSMGMSGDYHLAMQEGSTMVRIGSAIFGSR from the coding sequence ATGTCACTAATAGCTCAGAATATTACCGGAATACTTAATGAATTAAATGCAAACACGAAGCTTATTGCGGTTACCAAAACAAAACCACTCGAAGATTTGCTGGAAGCTTATCAGTCGGGGTTTAAACGTTTCGGAGAAAATAAAGTACAGGAAATGACCGATAAGTACGAACGTTTGCCCAAGGACATCGAGTGGCACATGATCGGGCACCTGCAGAGCAACAAAGTTAAGTATATAGCCCCCTACGTTTATCTCATCCATGGTGTGGACAGTTTTAAATTACTTAAAGAAATCAACAAAGAGGCCATTAAGAATAAAAGGGTGATCAACTGCCTTCTTCAGATTTATATTGCTCAGGAAGAAACCAAATTCGGATTATCAAAAGAGGAAGCTTACGAACTCCTGACGTCCGAGGCATTCGGGCAACTGGACCATATTAAAATTATTGGACTAATGGGTATGGCTTCCAATTGTGATGATACTGAAAAAATCAGACAGGAATTCAGAGGTTTGAAAACGCTGTTTGATTCTTTCCGCGCACTGGAAAGTAAAAGCATATCCATGAAGGAACTGTCCATGGGTATGAGCGGTGACTATCATCTTGCCATGCAGGAAGGAAGTACGATGGTCCGGATCGGGAGCGCTATTTTTGGCAGCAGATAA
- a CDS encoding NFACT RNA binding domain-containing protein, whose translation MHQNYYFLKQLAPWLQAALAGKTFVEAFSQEKDEIILVFSENHPELSNPFFIKATLRSDFACLSFPDKFDRARRNSVNLFQEFNSLVVSTVRVFQNERAIRIAFENGSCLVLKLFGNRSNLIGFDAPGNITSLFNNKLTADHQLSIHILDRHIDQSFEAYVRSGMRHEILFPTFGKLVSTILKNRLATEDRPAKRWEMIQNLLAELNRAQFYITKIDLIPVLSLLEVGEDAVMYDDPVEALNAFYFAFVRLNGIEKEKAEMIRLLKKRIQQTDHYLENTFSKLLALESAVKNEEIGHIIMANLHQIPARAESVELYDFYREANIRIKLKKDLSPQKNAESYYRKSKNEKIELDRLHDSLRVREQERIKMLEHLSVIEPMESLRELRAYIKNNGLKTSSNISTPVAELFKKIEYLGYIILVGRNAKNNDLLTKQYAFKEDLWLHARDVPGSHVVIKNQPGKKFPTPVIERAAELAAFYSKRKTDSLCPVIVTPKKYVRKLKGMPEGAVLVDKEDVIMVVAKGE comes from the coding sequence GTGCATCAAAACTATTATTTTTTAAAACAACTGGCTCCCTGGCTACAGGCAGCGTTGGCGGGTAAAACCTTTGTTGAAGCGTTCAGCCAGGAAAAAGATGAAATTATCCTGGTTTTCTCAGAAAATCATCCGGAACTCAGCAATCCATTTTTTATAAAGGCCACCCTCCGGTCTGACTTTGCGTGTCTGAGCTTCCCCGATAAATTCGACCGTGCCAGACGGAACAGTGTTAATCTTTTTCAGGAGTTCAATTCTCTGGTGGTCAGTACTGTACGTGTGTTTCAAAATGAGCGGGCGATCCGGATTGCCTTCGAAAACGGATCATGTCTGGTGCTGAAACTATTCGGAAACCGTTCCAATCTTATAGGATTTGATGCCCCCGGCAACATTACAAGTTTGTTCAACAATAAACTTACGGCAGATCACCAACTGTCCATCCATATCCTGGACCGGCACATCGACCAGTCATTTGAGGCATACGTTCGGTCAGGCATGCGGCACGAAATCCTGTTTCCAACCTTTGGGAAACTGGTCAGTACCATTCTTAAGAACCGTCTGGCAACTGAAGACCGTCCTGCAAAGCGGTGGGAAATGATTCAGAATCTTTTGGCAGAACTGAATAGAGCGCAGTTTTATATCACTAAAATAGACCTTATACCCGTACTTTCTCTGCTGGAGGTGGGAGAGGATGCCGTTATGTATGACGACCCGGTGGAAGCACTGAACGCGTTTTATTTCGCCTTTGTCAGGCTTAACGGCATTGAGAAGGAAAAGGCCGAAATGATCCGCCTTTTAAAGAAAAGGATTCAGCAGACCGACCATTATCTGGAAAATACCTTCAGCAAACTGCTCGCGCTGGAAAGTGCGGTTAAAAATGAGGAAATAGGGCATATCATCATGGCCAACCTGCATCAGATACCTGCCAGGGCCGAAAGTGTGGAGTTATATGACTTTTACAGGGAAGCAAATATCCGTATCAAACTAAAAAAGGACCTGAGCCCGCAGAAAAATGCGGAGAGTTACTACCGTAAATCCAAAAACGAAAAGATAGAGCTGGACCGACTTCATGACAGCCTTCGGGTTCGGGAGCAGGAACGTATTAAAATGCTGGAACATTTATCGGTTATAGAACCGATGGAATCGCTCAGGGAGCTCAGAGCTTATATTAAAAACAATGGTTTGAAAACTTCTTCCAACATAAGTACGCCGGTGGCAGAGTTATTCAAGAAAATAGAGTATCTCGGTTATATTATTTTAGTAGGGAGAAACGCCAAAAACAATGATTTACTCACCAAGCAATATGCTTTCAAGGAGGATTTGTGGCTGCATGCACGGGATGTGCCGGGATCTCATGTAGTTATTAAAAACCAGCCAGGGAAGAAGTTTCCTACCCCTGTGATAGAACGGGCGGCGGAGTTGGCAGCGTTTTATTCCAAAAGAAAAACAGACAGCTTATGCCCTGTGATTGTAACCCCGAAAAAATATGTACGTAAACTGAAAGGGATGCCCGAAGGTGCTGTATTAGTGGATAAAGAGGATGTAATAATGGTTGTAGCCAAGGGAGAGTAG
- a CDS encoding DUF1684 domain-containing protein has product MFKNKVIRYSTIAMVLAVLAYFFVENFTDSGTGDPEEELIISNPKAYIDKINEERRTKDELFRTGADSPIKDKAAFHGLHYFKVNPEYRVKANIVPYTGDDKELIIKYTDGTTDQYERYGYAHFSINDQPQKLLLLKHESVISLLFRDETSGKETYGGGRYLDYPLSEIKNNTIILDFNKAYNPYCAYQESYACPVPPAENKMSIPIFAGEQTEESVH; this is encoded by the coding sequence ATGTTTAAAAATAAAGTTATCCGATACAGTACCATCGCAATGGTGCTGGCGGTCCTGGCCTACTTCTTTGTCGAAAATTTCACTGACTCCGGTACGGGTGACCCTGAGGAAGAATTAATTATCTCAAACCCAAAGGCATACATCGATAAAATCAATGAAGAAAGGCGCACCAAGGATGAGCTCTTCAGAACGGGTGCAGATTCTCCGATCAAGGATAAAGCTGCTTTTCATGGCCTGCACTATTTTAAAGTTAATCCGGAATATCGTGTAAAAGCCAATATTGTGCCTTACACCGGTGACGACAAAGAGCTCATCATTAAGTATACCGACGGTACCACCGATCAATATGAAAGGTATGGTTATGCCCATTTCTCAATCAACGATCAGCCTCAAAAATTACTTCTACTCAAACATGAGAGCGTGATTTCCTTGCTTTTCAGAGACGAAACCAGCGGCAAAGAAACCTACGGCGGAGGACGGTACCTGGATTATCCCTTATCCGAGATCAAAAACAATACCATCATCCTGGATTTCAACAAAGCTTATAATCCATACTGCGCCTATCAGGAAAGTTATGCCTGCCCGGTGCCGCCGGCAGAAAACAAGATGAGCATTCCGATCTTCGCCGGTGAACAGACGGAGGAGTCGGTTCATTAG
- the rodA gene encoding rod shape-determining protein RodA: MAENKPITKNVDWVVLLIYITCLLIGWINIYAAVYNPESHTSMFDLSNNAGKQLMWIGTATLLIICILVIDYKFYETFSFIIYAIMIFLLVVVLFAGSNINGSRSWIKFGAVSLQPAQFAILGVSLAISKYLSDPAISLTRKFKDYYPIIAIIAVPSVLILLSRETGLMLVFASFAIVLYREGMPGIIPAVGIILAALLIITLLFVKWYVVGAIVFIAGLVIWLMPTLTRRRGGLWATILVAGVLVSFVFGVDFFMNNVLQKHQRGRIMVLLDPDSDPRGDGWNVIQSKIAIGSGGFRGKGFLEGTQTKFDFVPEQSTDFIFCTVGEEHGFIGTLVVISLFVALICRLVILAERQRSRFARVYGYCVAGVIFFHFLVNVGMTIGLMPVIGIPLPFFSYGGSSLWSFSVLLFIFLKIDAQRPFTLSRG; encoded by the coding sequence ATGGCTGAGAATAAACCCATAACCAAAAATGTAGACTGGGTAGTGCTGCTGATTTATATAACCTGTCTTTTAATAGGCTGGATTAATATTTATGCTGCCGTTTATAATCCCGAATCACATACCAGTATGTTTGACTTGTCTAATAATGCTGGCAAGCAGCTGATGTGGATAGGAACAGCAACGCTGCTGATTATCTGTATTCTGGTGATTGATTATAAGTTTTACGAAACTTTTTCATTTATCATTTATGCCATCATGATATTCCTGCTGGTGGTCGTATTGTTTGCTGGATCCAACATCAACGGGTCCCGGTCCTGGATAAAATTTGGGGCTGTATCTTTGCAGCCTGCCCAATTTGCCATACTCGGCGTTAGTCTCGCCATTTCAAAATACCTTAGCGATCCGGCCATCAGTCTCACCAGGAAATTTAAGGACTATTACCCCATTATTGCCATCATAGCCGTACCTTCAGTGCTGATCCTTTTGTCGAGAGAAACAGGATTGATGCTGGTATTTGCGTCCTTTGCGATAGTCCTGTACCGGGAAGGAATGCCTGGCATTATCCCGGCGGTCGGGATTATCCTGGCGGCCTTGCTGATCATCACCCTGCTTTTTGTAAAATGGTATGTTGTTGGGGCAATTGTGTTTATTGCCGGTCTGGTTATTTGGCTGATGCCGACGCTGACAAGGAGGAGAGGAGGACTGTGGGCTACTATATTAGTCGCGGGGGTTTTGGTGAGTTTCGTTTTTGGGGTCGATTTTTTCATGAACAATGTCCTGCAGAAACATCAGAGGGGGCGGATCATGGTATTACTTGATCCTGATTCAGATCCTCGTGGAGATGGCTGGAACGTGATTCAGTCAAAAATTGCGATAGGGTCCGGAGGATTCAGGGGGAAAGGGTTTCTGGAAGGAACGCAAACTAAATTCGATTTTGTACCCGAACAAAGTACTGATTTTATCTTTTGTACGGTAGGCGAGGAGCACGGTTTCATCGGTACCTTGGTGGTAATATCTCTCTTTGTGGCATTGATATGCCGGCTCGTGATCCTGGCCGAAAGGCAGCGAAGCCGTTTTGCCAGGGTATACGGTTACTGTGTGGCGGGGGTGATATTTTTTCACTTCCTGGTCAATGTCGGGATGACAATTGGCCTTATGCCCGTGATTGGTATACCCCTTCCTTTTTTTAGTTACGGAGGTTCTTCGCTGTGGTCCTTTTCGGTACTCTTATTTATTTTCCTCAAAATAGACGCACAACGGCCATTTACGCTCTCAAGAGGGTGA
- a CDS encoding glycosyltransferase family 9 protein, with protein sequence MTLDRFIQLWTHRYHKSCHIFKAYFLGYSAAFHFLWRKLFFKKGKDLIGIVRTEHFGDIVAVEPISRYVRSLYPDAHIVWFVKPVFRELVANNPSVNEVFPEFCISERKALLSLGVFDKIFELQFRNNNYCPKCQVFKENPIAQQRNINVYNYFNYGNLLEVFAQSGDLIAPNAVFPADDQPKLYLTDDHRKKVEKLALTKPYLVLHCQSNYILKDWPADKWNQLVAWMAEKYDYQMVEVGLKSNLTVATDKYQNLCGQLSILETAEVIRNAAFFIGLDSGPSHLANAVGTYGMILMGSLNDFPTYNPYSGGYGRQDNAVFIRQEGEVCANLSFDFVQNKIEAVLDHSAHGV encoded by the coding sequence ATGACATTAGACCGATTTATCCAACTCTGGACGCACCGTTACCATAAAAGCTGCCATATTTTTAAAGCTTATTTTCTGGGATATTCAGCTGCTTTTCATTTTTTATGGCGTAAGCTGTTTTTTAAAAAAGGCAAAGACCTGATCGGGATTGTCCGTACCGAACATTTCGGGGATATTGTAGCCGTGGAACCTATTTCACGTTATGTACGGAGTCTGTATCCTGATGCACATATTGTTTGGTTTGTGAAACCGGTTTTTAGGGAACTGGTAGCGAATAACCCGTCCGTGAATGAGGTTTTTCCGGAATTCTGTATTTCGGAAAGAAAAGCTTTGTTATCATTGGGTGTGTTCGACAAGATTTTTGAACTTCAGTTCCGGAATAATAATTATTGTCCAAAGTGCCAGGTTTTTAAGGAAAACCCGATTGCCCAGCAAAGGAATATTAATGTTTATAATTATTTCAATTACGGAAATCTGCTGGAAGTTTTTGCGCAAAGTGGTGATCTTATTGCTCCAAATGCAGTTTTTCCGGCAGACGACCAGCCCAAGTTGTATCTGACAGACGACCACAGGAAGAAGGTAGAAAAGCTGGCTTTGACGAAACCTTACCTCGTACTCCACTGCCAGTCCAACTATATCCTTAAGGACTGGCCGGCCGACAAGTGGAACCAGCTGGTTGCCTGGATGGCCGAGAAGTATGACTATCAGATGGTGGAAGTAGGGTTGAAGAGCAATCTCACCGTGGCAACGGATAAATACCAAAATCTGTGCGGACAACTATCCATCCTGGAAACCGCCGAAGTAATACGGAATGCCGCCTTTTTTATCGGATTGGACAGCGGTCCCTCCCATTTGGCTAATGCAGTCGGAACTTACGGGATGATCCTGATGGGCTCTCTCAACGATTTCCCTACTTACAATCCGTATTCCGGTGGTTATGGAAGACAGGACAATGCAGTATTCATCAGACAAGAGGGAGAGGTGTGCGCCAACCTTTCCTTTGATTTTGTACAGAATAAAATAGAAGCGGTCCTGGACCATTCTGCTCACGGCGTATAA
- the lysM gene encoding peptidoglycan-binding protein LysM — MGLLSFFKGVGEKIFKKEEAPTPATEPLRASALLAHVKSLGLPYNSLTVKTSGDTVTIEGEVAAQADAEKIALAVGNVEGVEVVDNRLSVATPAPEATYHTVVKGDTLSKIAQTVYGDMMKYPIIFEANKPMLAHPDKIYPGQVLRIPAL; from the coding sequence ATGGGATTATTATCATTTTTTAAAGGTGTTGGAGAAAAAATCTTCAAGAAGGAAGAGGCTCCTACACCAGCAACTGAGCCATTGCGGGCCAGTGCTTTACTCGCACACGTTAAGTCTTTGGGGTTGCCTTACAACTCATTAACAGTGAAAACTTCGGGTGATACTGTAACCATTGAAGGAGAAGTTGCCGCACAGGCTGATGCAGAAAAAATTGCACTTGCCGTGGGTAACGTAGAAGGAGTAGAAGTGGTGGATAACCGTCTGTCGGTAGCCACGCCTGCTCCGGAAGCTACCTACCACACTGTTGTGAAAGGAGATACCCTTTCCAAAATTGCGCAGACAGTATATGGCGACATGATGAAGTATCCTATTATTTTCGAAGCTAACAAACCCATGCTTGCGCATCCTGACAAGATATACCCCGGCCAGGTTTTGCGCATACCAGCTCTGTAA
- the mrdA gene encoding penicillin-binding protein 2: MLENRRFVIIGFFALVGFIYLSRLFYLQVLDDSYSIESSSNSIKRVIEIPFRGQIYDRNGKLIVYNTPVYDLLVTPYKARVEDTLKFCRVLGIERRDFDSLMAAASAYSRVKPSTFLRQLSKEDFASIQDVMVDYSGFEFAKSSLRTYTAPTLANTLGYVSEITGAQLEKQEERYYRQGDYIGQNGVEKIYESDLRGKRGIKFVMQNVNGVYKGPWKNGILDTMAVAGENLYTGIDLAVQQYADSLMVNKVGSVVAIEPKTGQILTIVSAPSYDPNMLASRYFSKNFAALARNPYKPLFNRTVMASYRPGSTFKMIQALVGLEEGVITPSSGFSHAGSPIGCHNHPGTGTVALGVMHSCNPYFYNVFRRIVYNNDIRNTYKASAAGLDTWYGYVSKFGIGQRLGVDITGEYKGNLPNKKYYDRIIGEGRWKFSNIYSLSIGEGELLVTPIKMANVAAIIANRGYFYTPHVVGGIGDKRRIDTTFTRRRETGIAARHFEPVIEGMIGAVEGGTARRSKVQGITIAGKTGTSQNRVGDDHSIFIAFAPVDDPKIAIAVFVENAGAGGVAAAPIATLIIEKYLTGKVTNKALEESMKNANFMRKVVLPGQKRPAVADTARKRINNPDN, from the coding sequence ATGCTTGAGAATCGTCGCTTTGTTATTATTGGATTTTTTGCTTTAGTAGGCTTTATTTACTTATCGCGACTATTTTACTTACAGGTACTGGATGACAGTTATTCTATTGAGTCGTCCAGCAATTCCATTAAACGTGTCATAGAAATACCTTTTCGCGGCCAGATCTATGACCGTAACGGAAAGCTTATTGTTTATAATACGCCGGTTTACGATCTGCTGGTTACACCTTACAAAGCCAGGGTTGAGGATACCCTCAAATTTTGCAGGGTACTGGGGATTGAACGGAGAGATTTTGACAGCCTCATGGCGGCAGCAAGTGCATACAGCCGCGTAAAACCGTCTACCTTCCTCAGGCAGTTGTCCAAAGAAGACTTTGCATCCATTCAGGATGTAATGGTGGACTATTCAGGTTTTGAATTTGCCAAGAGTTCCCTTAGAACTTATACCGCGCCCACACTCGCCAATACCCTGGGGTATGTAAGCGAAATTACAGGTGCACAGCTTGAAAAACAGGAGGAACGGTATTACCGCCAGGGTGATTATATCGGTCAGAATGGCGTGGAAAAGATATACGAAAGTGACTTGCGCGGGAAACGGGGTATCAAATTTGTGATGCAGAATGTGAATGGCGTTTACAAGGGCCCATGGAAAAACGGAATTCTGGATACCATGGCGGTTGCAGGTGAAAACCTTTACACGGGGATTGATCTGGCTGTACAGCAATATGCGGATAGCCTTATGGTGAATAAGGTGGGTAGTGTGGTGGCCATTGAGCCTAAAACGGGGCAAATACTCACCATTGTCAGTGCTCCTTCTTACGATCCCAACATGCTCGCAAGCAGGTACTTCTCTAAAAATTTTGCCGCACTTGCCCGTAATCCTTATAAACCTTTATTTAACCGGACGGTTATGGCCAGTTACCGGCCCGGTTCCACCTTCAAAATGATACAGGCCCTGGTGGGGCTGGAAGAAGGAGTGATAACGCCTTCAAGCGGGTTTTCTCATGCAGGCAGTCCGATCGGCTGCCACAATCATCCAGGAACAGGTACCGTTGCGCTGGGTGTTATGCATTCGTGCAATCCTTATTTTTACAACGTTTTTCGCCGTATCGTGTATAACAATGATATCCGAAATACCTACAAAGCATCAGCTGCAGGGCTGGATACCTGGTATGGTTATGTCAGTAAATTTGGCATAGGGCAGCGGCTGGGTGTTGATATTACCGGTGAATACAAAGGGAATTTACCCAATAAAAAGTATTATGACAGAATTATTGGAGAAGGCCGCTGGAAGTTTTCCAATATATATTCACTAAGTATTGGTGAAGGAGAGCTACTGGTAACCCCTATAAAAATGGCGAACGTTGCTGCCATTATTGCCAACAGAGGATACTTTTATACGCCGCATGTTGTAGGAGGGATAGGAGATAAAAGAAGAATTGATACCACGTTTACCAGAAGGCGTGAAACCGGCATTGCCGCCCGGCATTTTGAGCCTGTGATTGAGGGCATGATTGGGGCTGTGGAAGGAGGAACGGCCCGGCGTTCAAAGGTACAGGGCATCACCATTGCTGGTAAAACAGGAACTTCCCAGAACAGGGTAGGTGACGATCATTCCATCTTTATCGCTTTTGCACCGGTGGATGATCCCAAGATTGCCATCGCTGTTTTTGTTGAAAATGCTGGTGCGGGGGGAGTTGCGGCAGCCCCAATAGCCACACTGATCATCGAAAAGTACCTGACAGGAAAGGTAACCAACAAGGCTTTGGAAGAATCGATGAAGAATGCCAACTTCATGCGTAAGGTAGTTTTGCCGGGACAAAAAAGACCGGCAGTTGCAGATACCGCCAGGAAAAGGATCAACAATCCTGATAATTAA
- a CDS encoding response regulator gives MSYTKRVLIAEDSSVIQNLARKILEFQHYEITSVKNGEQVLQLLEKEDFDIILLDINMPVMDGMECARSIRKLPDAGKAKTPIVAITGNAKNYSDEDFKAAGFDDALMKPLNFDRLVEVVAHLTE, from the coding sequence ATGTCATACACAAAGCGAGTACTCATTGCCGAAGACAGTTCAGTAATTCAAAATCTGGCAAGGAAGATTCTGGAATTCCAACATTATGAAATTACTTCCGTAAAAAACGGAGAGCAGGTGCTGCAGCTTCTGGAAAAGGAAGATTTTGATATCATATTGCTGGATATTAACATGCCCGTGATGGACGGAATGGAGTGCGCCAGAAGCATCCGTAAATTGCCGGATGCCGGGAAAGCAAAAACGCCCATCGTTGCGATAACAGGAAATGCAAAAAATTATTCAGACGAAGATTTTAAAGCAGCAGGTTTTGACGACGCCCTGATGAAGCCTTTGAACTTCGACCGGCTGGTGGAAGTGGTGGCGCATTTGACAGAGTAA
- the rpsF gene encoding 30S ribosomal protein S6 — protein sequence MSKHYETVFILTPILSEAQARDAVEKFSAIVTSNGGTIVHEENWGLRKLAYPIQKKNSGFYQVFEYSAEEGGVVDVLETEFRRDERVLRFLTIALDKHSLAYNEKKRKGLVGRKKEVSTETKTENA from the coding sequence ATGTCTAAGCATTATGAAACGGTGTTCATTCTAACTCCCATCTTGTCTGAGGCCCAGGCAAGGGACGCCGTTGAAAAATTCAGTGCGATTGTCACTTCTAATGGTGGAACAATTGTACATGAAGAAAACTGGGGATTGCGCAAGCTGGCCTACCCCATCCAAAAGAAAAATTCCGGTTTCTATCAGGTGTTTGAATATTCAGCTGAGGAAGGTGGTGTAGTAGATGTTCTGGAAACAGAATTCCGTCGTGATGAGCGCGTATTGCGTTTTCTTACCATAGCGCTGGATAAACATTCTCTTGCTTACAACGAGAAGAAACGCAAAGGCTTGGTAGGCAGAAAGAAAGAAGTGTCGACTGAAACTAAAACCGAAAACGCATAA
- a CDS encoding MBL fold metallo-hydrolase — MKITLLGTGTSQGIPVIACDCAVCRSEDPRDKRLRVSVWIQTKNRSFVIDAGPDFRQQMLRANVRSLDAILFTHQHKDHTAGLDDSRAFNHRQQKDIPLYGRAEVLNQIRTEFSYAFSEFRYPGVPQFEMHYIENKPFSVEGITFLPIEVMHHKLPVFGFRIGDFTYITDVNFISEEEQEKIKGTKVLVLDTLQKEPHLSHFTLPQSLDLIDKLNVPQAYLTHISHKLGRHADVEKELPPHVRLAFDGMEIEL; from the coding sequence ATGAAGATTACCCTATTAGGAACCGGCACGTCGCAGGGGATACCCGTTATTGCCTGCGATTGTGCCGTTTGCCGTTCGGAGGACCCCCGTGATAAAAGGCTGAGGGTCTCGGTGTGGATACAAACTAAAAACCGGTCTTTTGTGATTGACGCAGGCCCGGATTTCCGCCAGCAAATGCTCAGGGCTAACGTGAGGTCCCTGGATGCTATTCTGTTCACACACCAGCACAAAGACCATACTGCAGGGCTTGATGATTCACGCGCTTTTAACCACCGTCAGCAAAAAGATATACCGCTGTATGGCCGCGCAGAGGTGCTGAACCAGATCAGGACCGAATTTTCCTATGCTTTTTCGGAGTTTCGTTATCCGGGGGTGCCACAGTTTGAAATGCATTACATAGAGAACAAGCCCTTTTCTGTTGAAGGTATTACCTTTCTTCCGATTGAAGTGATGCATCACAAGTTACCTGTTTTCGGTTTTCGGATTGGCGATTTTACTTACATTACCGACGTTAACTTTATTTCAGAAGAAGAGCAGGAAAAAATTAAGGGCACAAAGGTTCTGGTGCTGGATACCTTGCAAAAAGAACCACATCTATCTCATTTTACGCTTCCGCAATCGCTCGACCTGATCGATAAATTAAATGTTCCCCAGGCCTACCTCACACACATTAGCCACAAACTCGGGCGTCATGCAGACGTTGAAAAGGAACTTCCTCCACACGTAAGGCTTGCTTTTGATGGGATGGAGATTGAGTTGTAA
- the rplI gene encoding 50S ribosomal protein L9, with protein sequence MEIILITDIAGVGYKNDIVTVKAGYGRNYLIPQGFALLANASNRKIVAENVRQAAHKAEKLKKDAEDIAAAIGDLTIDIRTVVGESGRIFGRVTNTQVADILKSKGFDIDRKKITVDDVKSIGTYSALIDLHKEVKHKITLNVVAAED encoded by the coding sequence ATGGAAATCATATTAATAACAGATATTGCAGGAGTAGGCTACAAAAACGATATCGTTACTGTGAAGGCAGGATACGGTCGTAACTATCTTATTCCACAGGGATTTGCATTATTGGCAAATGCTTCGAACCGTAAAATTGTTGCTGAAAATGTCCGTCAGGCTGCTCACAAAGCTGAAAAGCTGAAAAAAGACGCAGAGGATATCGCAGCGGCTATTGGTGATCTGACGATCGATATCCGTACTGTTGTTGGCGAAAGCGGCCGTATTTTCGGTCGGGTTACCAACACACAGGTTGCAGACATCCTTAAATCCAAAGGATTTGATATCGACCGCAAGAAAATTACCGTAGACGACGTGAAGTCGATCGGTACTTACAGCGCGCTGATAGATCTTCACAAAGAAGTGAAGCACAAAATTACTTTGAACGTTGTAGCCGCTGAGGATTAA